One genomic region from Enterobacter hormaechei ATCC 49162 encodes:
- the folD gene encoding bifunctional methylenetetrahydrofolate dehydrogenase/methenyltetrahydrofolate cyclohydrolase FolD, protein MAAKIIDGKTIAQQVRSEVAEKVKARKAAGFRAPGLAVVLVGSNPASQIYVGSKRKACEEVGFVSRSYDLPETTSEAELLELIDTLNADKEIDGILVQLPLPAGIDNVKVLERIAPDKDVDGFHPYNVGRLCQRAPRLRPCTPRGIVTLLERYNIDTYGLNAVVIGASNIVGRPMSMELLLAGCTTTVTHRFTKNLRHHVENADLLIVAVGKPGFIPGEWIKEGAIVVDVGINRLENGKVVGDVVYEDAAARASYITPVPGGVGPMTVATLIQNTLQACEEYHDVEDA, encoded by the coding sequence ATGGCAGCAAAGATTATTGACGGTAAAACGATTGCGCAGCAGGTGCGCTCTGAGGTTGCGGAAAAAGTGAAGGCGCGTAAAGCCGCCGGATTTCGCGCCCCCGGGCTGGCCGTTGTGCTGGTTGGCAGCAACCCGGCTTCGCAAATTTATGTCGGCAGCAAACGCAAAGCGTGCGAAGAGGTGGGGTTCGTCTCCCGCTCTTACGATCTGCCGGAAACCACCAGCGAAGCAGAACTGCTGGAACTGATCGACACCCTGAATGCCGATAAAGAGATCGACGGCATCCTGGTTCAGCTGCCACTGCCTGCGGGCATTGACAACGTGAAGGTGCTGGAGCGCATCGCGCCGGACAAAGACGTTGACGGCTTCCACCCGTATAACGTGGGCCGCCTGTGCCAGCGCGCGCCGCGCCTGCGTCCATGCACCCCGCGCGGCATCGTGACGCTGCTGGAGCGTTATAACATCGATACCTACGGCCTCAACGCCGTGGTGATTGGCGCCTCCAACATCGTGGGCCGCCCGATGAGCATGGAGCTACTGCTGGCGGGCTGCACCACCACCGTCACCCACCGCTTCACCAAAAACCTGCGTCACCACGTCGAAAACGCCGATCTGCTGATCGTGGCGGTCGGCAAGCCGGGCTTTATTCCGGGCGAGTGGATCAAAGAGGGCGCGATTGTCGTGGACGTGGGGATTAACCGTCTGGAAAACGGCAAAGTGGTCGGCGACGTAGTGTATGAAGATGCCGCGGCGCGCGCGTCTTACATTACCCCGGTCCCGGGCGGCGTAGGCCCGATGACGGTAGCAACACTGATTCAAAATACCTTGCAGGCGTGCGAGGAGTATCACGACGTAGAGGACGCGTAA
- the ybcJ gene encoding ribosome-associated protein YbcJ, which yields MATFSLGKHPHVELCDLLKLEGWSESGAQAKIVIADGQVKVDGAVETRKRCKIVAGQTVSYAGQSVTVTA from the coding sequence ATGGCAACTTTTTCTTTAGGTAAACACCCGCACGTTGAGCTGTGCGATCTGCTGAAGCTGGAAGGCTGGAGCGAAAGCGGCGCGCAGGCAAAAATCGTTATCGCGGACGGGCAGGTGAAAGTAGACGGCGCGGTGGAAACCCGCAAGCGCTGCAAAATTGTCGCGGGCCAGACCGTGAGTTATGCAGGGCAGAGCGTGACCGTGACGGCCTGA